The Lolium rigidum isolate FL_2022 unplaced genomic scaffold, APGP_CSIRO_Lrig_0.1 contig_32103_1, whole genome shotgun sequence genome includes a region encoding these proteins:
- the LOC124680977 gene encoding salt tolerance receptor-like cytoplasmic kinase 1, protein MLLHRHKFPLLCCGCGGAGGGVVATGVAARGAAHVDDDAAKNTGNGKGARQLSWAQVEAMTAGFTTAVVGEGGFSTVYLARLSAGGSKPQLAAVKLHRSCSERLRRAFRQELDALLRVRHPHIVRLLAFCDQRDEGVLVLEFAPNGNLHDNLHAGEGKQVIPMPWARRVAVALQVARALEYLHDRCEPQVVHGDVKASNVLLDAAMGARLCDFGSARAGFSASASVRPPRAVLGSPGYVDPHYLRSGVLTRKSDVYSFGVLLLELLTGTQPFHDGRLLTSAVVPMIKAGSCDVGKLVDQRLGCQFDVAQAATIASLAAECVMENPTLRPSMADVVRALEQTSVARR, encoded by the coding sequence ATGCTGCTGCACAGGCACAAGTTCCCGCTCCTCTGCTGCGGCTGcggaggagccggcggcggcgtcgttgCCACCGGCGTGGCCGCCCGAGGAGCAGCCCacgtcgacgacgacgccgcaAAGAACACCGGCAACGGCAAGGGCGCGAGGCAGCTGTCGTGGGCGCAGGTGGAGGCCATGACGGCGGGCTTCACGACGGCCGTGGTCGGCGAGGGCGGCTTCAGCACCGTCTACCTCGCGCGCCTCTCCGCCGGCGGCTCCAAGCCCCAGCTGGCCGCCGTCAAGCTGCACCGCAGCTGCAGCGAGCGCCTCCGCCGCGCCTTCCGGCAGGAGCTGGACGCGCTGCTCCGCGTCCGCCACCCGCACATCGTGCGCCTGCTCGCCTTCTGCGACCAGCGCGACGAGGGCGTGCTCGTGCTCGAGTTCGCGCCCAACGGCAACCTGCACGACAACCTCCACGCTGGTGAAGGCAAGCAGGTCATACCGATGCCGTGGGCTCGGCGAGTGGCGGTGGCGCTGCAGGTGGCCCGCGCGCTGGAGTACCTCCACGACCGGTGCGAGCCGCAGGTGGTGCACGGCGACGTGAAGGCCTCCAACGTGCTGCTGGACGCCGCCATGGGCGCCAGGCTGTGCGACTTCGGGTCGGCCCGCGCCGGGTTCTCGGCGTCGGCGTCCGTCCGCCCGCCTCGGGCCGTGTTGGGCTCGCCGGGGTACGTGGACCCGCACTACCTCAGGTCCGGCGTGCTCACCAGGAAGAGCGACGTGTACAGCTTCGGCGTGCTGCTCCTCGAGCTGctcacgggcacgcagccattccACGACGGCCGGCTCCTGACCTCCGCCGTCGTGCCGATGATCAAGGCCGGCTCGTGCGACGTGGGCAAGCTCGTTGACCAGAGGTTGGGGTGCCAGTTCGACGTCGCACAGGCAGCCACCATCGCCTCGTTGGCGGCAGAGTGTGTCATGGAGAACCCGACACTCCGGCCGTCCATGGCAGATGTGGTCCGGGCACTGGAACAGACCTCGGTGGCGCGCCGGTAG